The following are encoded together in the Oncorhynchus nerka isolate Pitt River linkage group LG23, Oner_Uvic_2.0, whole genome shotgun sequence genome:
- the lrit2 gene encoding leucine-rich repeat, immunoglobulin-like domain and transmembrane domain-containing protein 2 has translation MAATLYSVLTIALLFCRVTPGSTSCLPGCSCTNDNLGRSLLCMETAMGRIPDNVPNDFSKIRIENSHLTELPRGSFSKVSALVSLWLNFNDITLMNIKSLEGLTNLTELRLQGNKLRSVPWTAFQDTPNLKILDLKHNRLDVLPESALRQLPGLTYLDLSFNQLTVISRDVFVNWPLLNTQERKGSTEPSSGEANVVLALHDNPWLCDCRLKGFVEFIKSVSPPLILMNSYLMCTGPSSRAGKFFHEVGLKTCMKPEASASESNMTVSLGDKVTLRCLVKARPDPAIHWSYSLKIIRGFTVSETRVDDETIRSQLVIPSLHLADRGAYTCFANNFIGNSSVSFLVNIKSFNASSSSSVGAAMSLPPFPLASADGNVYIDIRISKQTVYGITLEWYAATDNPAETWFTIHLGKYHSDKKELTYIGPGINTYSVNDLLPVTKYEVCVTLKNQMPRAGQCIVFVTGSDISQLEQREKLIHIIVIVCAMVLAVPVGMYACTTDTRCKFSCLDRCTEQCKRRRRQEKTLRTNGERQGTFDSLQAASDEGLCGDSEEVMKKRSKSSDEKNNHRGKAQDLPETTTGAKLY, from the exons ATGGCCGCCACCTTGTATTCAGTTTTAACTATAGCGTTGCTATTCTGTCGAGTTACTCCTGGATCGACTTCTTGTTTACCCGGCTGCTCTTGCACAAATGACAACTTGGGAAG ATCCCTACTTTGCATGGAAACAGCCATGGGACGAATCCCAGACAATGTTCCAAATGATTTCAGTAAAATTCGAATAGAGAATTCTCATCTGACCGAATTACCCCGCGGCTCCTTCTCTAAAGTTAGTGCCTTGGTGTCTCTATGGTTGAATTTCAACGACATCACCCTAATGAACATCAAGAGTCTGGAGGGGCTGACGAATCTAACCGAACTACGGCTACAGGGGAACAAGCTGCGTTCAGTCCCATGGACAGCGTTCCAGGATACGCCGAACCTGAAGATTTTGGACCTGAAACATAACCGACTAGACGTGCTCCCGGAATCTGCCCTGAGACAACTTCCAGGCCTGACCTATTTAGACTTATCCTTCAATCAGCTTACTGTCATATCCAGGGATGTCTTCGTCAACTGGCCTCTCCTCAACACTCAGGAGAGAAAAGGAAGTACAGAGCCAAGCAGTGGAGAGGCCAACGTTGTTTTAGCGCTGCACGACAACCCTTGGCTGTGTGACTGCCGCCTCAAAGGTTTCGTAgagtttatcaaaagtgttagTCCGCCTCTAATTCTGATGAACTCGTACCTGATGTGCACGGGCCCCAGTTCCAGAGCGGGAAAGTTCTTCCACGAAGTCGGTTTGAAAACATGTATGAAGCCCGAGGCCTCAGCCTCAGAAAGCAACATGACGGTGTCACTGGGGGACAAGGTAACCCTCCGGTGCTTAGTCAAAGCCAGGCCTGACCCCGCCATCCACTGGTCATACAGCCTGAAGATTATACGGGGATTTACTG TCTCAGAGACCCGTGTGGACGATGAGACCATCAGATCTCAGCTGGTCATCCCATCCCTTCACCTGGCGGACCGAGGCGCTTACACCTGCTTCGCCAACAACTTCATAGGCAACTCCTCCGTCAGTTTCCTGGTCAACATCAAGTCTTTcaacgcctcctcctcctcctccgtcggTGCCGCCATGTCTCTACCCCCGTTCCCCCTGGCCTCGGCCGACGGGAACGTCTACATCGACATCCGCATCTCCAAGCAGACGGTCTACGGCATCACTCTGGAGTGGTACGCGGCGACGGACAACCCTGCAGAGACCTGGTTCACCATCCACTTGGGGAAATACCACTCTGACAAAAAGGAGTTGACATACATCGGGCCGGGCATCAACACCTATTCGGTCAACGACCTCCTACCGGTTACTAAATACGAGGTGTGTGTGACGCTGAAGAACCAGATGCCTCGCGCCGGCCAGTGCATCGTGTTTGTAACAGGAAGTGACATCAGTCAGCTGGAACAACGGGAGAAGCTCATCCATATTATCGTGATCGTGTGCGCCATGGTGCTGGCGGTGCCCGTGGGGATGTACGCCTGCACCACCGACACCAGATGTAAGTTCAGCTGCCTGGACCGCTGTACGGAGCAgtgtaagaggaggaggaggcaggagaaGACCCTGAGGACcaatggggagagacaggggacctTCGACAGCCTCCAGGCCGCCAGCGATGAAGGACTCTGTGGAGACTCTGAAGAGGTGATGAAGAAGAGGAGTAAGTCCTCAGACGAAAAAAACAACCACAGGGGAAAAGCACAAGATCTACCAGAGACAACCACTGGAGCAAAGCTATATTAG
- the LOC115120413 gene encoding leucine-rich repeat, immunoglobulin-like domain and transmembrane domain-containing protein 1 translates to MVEGFSLCFCLALLCLGRCVCSTCPFQCSCFFHKLSAGSKARSVLCNDPEITLIPPNFPTDTSKLRIEKTAITRISSETFHYLNSLELLCISFNSLHSLNVDSFRGLRSLDELRLEGNALTSFPWESLTDMPDLRLLDLHNNKISSIPAEAATYIKNLTYLDLSSNSLVTVPPEVLSTWLSVKPSQGDGESSKYILGLHDNPWLCDCRLYDVIQFQKSPSTSVTLIDTRLHCADPESLSGVSFSETELRKCQEPRVHTAVARVRSSLGNNVLLRCGTIGVPVPELSWTRADGKQMNGTVQGEVSKEGIIWSMLSVRAVSYRDSGKYICKATNFVGTADAIISLVITDSFKNEEQGSSSKTRKQRGRKTGGFGKAAYQDKLVAKYIPPPTTTAATPIIEPPTTTAATPIIESLGPGGFTGQYDIESYDISNSVVDGQTPGPPITETAMQEVEKEVLSNLAANASSLQAPAPPEKRVVRSVKIIGDTDHTVSLNWRAPVAKNTTEFSVLYAVFGERDMRRINVAAGKNRITIDGLVPRTKYIACVCVKGLIPKKEQCVIFSTDEAASASGTQKLINVVVITVACVIAVPLTLIVCCGALKKRCKKLLGRKSKDIQESYVTFETLSPGQNPKGMEGEYLARQQPDESNRLLSARCSVDSEAICRTEGPPNEYFC, encoded by the exons ATGGTTGAAGGTTTTAGTCTGTGTTTCTGCTTGGCATTACTTTGCCTCGGACGGTGTGTATGCAGCACGTGTCCGTTTCAATGTAGCTGTTTCTTTCACAAACTATCGGCCGGATCCAAAGCAAG GAGTGTCCTTTGCAATGACCCAGAGATCACTCTGATCCCACCCAACTTTCCTACAGACACCTCAAAACTGCGGATCGAGAAGACTGCCATCACAAGGATCTCCAGCGAAACTTTTCACTACCTCAACAGTTTGGAATTGCTCTGCATTTCTTTCAACTCTCTGCACTCTTTGAATGTAGACAGCTTCCGTGGCCTGAGAAGTCTGGATGAGCTGAGACTGGAAGGGAACGCTCTCACCTCTTTCCCCTGGGAATCTCTGACTGATATGCCCGACCTGAGGCTACTGGACTTGCATAATAATAAGATATCGTCGATCCCGGCCGAGGCGGCCACCTATATCAAGAACCTGACCTACCTGGACTTATCTAGCAACAGCCTAGTCACGGTTCCTCCTGAGGTTCTCTCTACCTGGTTATCTGTGAAACCATCTCAAGGAGATGGGGAAAGTTCCAAATATATTCTAG GTCTCCATGACAACCCGTGGCTGTGCGACTGCCGGCTCTATGACGTGATCCAGTTCCAGAAGTCTCCATCCACATCCGTGACTCTGATCGACACCAGGCTGCACTGCGCGGACCCAGAGAGCCTGTCGGGGGTGTCGTTCAGCGAGACGGAGCTCCGGAAGTGCCAGGAGCCCCGTGTCCACACGGCTGTGGCCCGGGTCAGGAGCTCCCTGGGGAACAACGTCCTGCTGCGCTGTGGGACAATCGGAGTCCCAGTACCAGAGCTGTCCTGGACCCGGGCAGACGGCAAACAGATGAACGGCACTG TTCAGGGAGAAGTTTCAAAGGAGGGAATCATTTGGTCCATGCTGAGTGTTCGTGCTGTCTCTTACAGGGACTCTGGGAAATACATCTGCAAAGCGACCAACTTCGTGGGGACTGCAGATGCCATCATCTCCCTAGTTATCACAGACTCCTTCAAAAATGAGGAACAAGGTAGCAGCTCCAAGACTAGAAAACAAAGGGGACGGAAAACCGGTGGGTTTGGGAAAGCTGCCTACCAGGATAAACTTGTTGCAAAATACATACCTCCACCAACCACCACGGCAGCCACGCCTATCATCGAACCACCAACCACCACGGCAGCCACGCCTATCATCGAATCACTAGGACCGGGCGGTTTTACAGGACAGTATGATATCGAGAGCTACGATATCTCCAACAGCGTGGTTGACGGACAGACGCCCGGTCCTCCCATCACGGAGACGGCGATGCAGGAAGTGGAGAAGGAGGTCCTTAGCAACCTAGCAGCCAACGCCTCTTCTTTACAGGCGCCGGCACCACCGGAGAAACGGGTGGTGCGTTCGGTGAAGATAATCGGGGACACCGACCACACCGTCTCCCTGAACTGGCGGGCCCCGGTGGCCAAGAACACCACCGAGTTCAGCGTCCTGTACGCCGTGTTCGGCGAGAGGGACATGCGGAGGATCAACGTTGCTGCGGGAAAGAACCGTATCACCATCGACGGCCTTGTGCCAAGGACAAAGTACATCGCCTGCGTCTGCGTCAAAGGCCTGATCCCTAAAAAGGAGCAGTGTGTAATCTTCTCAACGGACGAGGCGGCCAGCGCAAGCGGCACCCAGAAGCTCATTAACGTGGTGGTGATCACCGTGGCCTGCGTGATCGCTGTCCCCCTGACACTGATCGTCTGCTGCGGGGCGCTCAAGAAGCGCTGCAAAAAGCTACTGGGGAGAAAATCCAAAGATATCCAAGAATCATATGTGACATTCGAGACCCTATCCCCAGGACAGAACCCtaaggggatggagggggagtaCCTTGCCAGGCAACAGCCAGACGAGTCCAACAGACTGCTCTCTGCTAGGTGCAGTGTGGACTCCGAGGCCATTTGTAGGACTGAGGGACCGCCTAACGAGTACTTTTGTTGA
- the LOC115120412 gene encoding RPE-retinal G protein-coupled receptor-like isoform X1, giving the protein MAAYTLPEGFSDFDMFAFGSALLVGGLLGFFLNAISILAYISVKQMRTPSNFLVFNLAVADIMLNLNGLIAAYASLFYRHWPWGQDGCSNHAFMGMTAVLASISFLATIAWDRYHQYVTNQKLFWSTAWTISIIIWGLAIIWAAVPLIGWGVYDFEPMRTCCTLDYTKGDMDYITYMGALTVFYLIFPAYVILLSVFISIQQGLHYLYGGPDGLLPYLPCLCHEVQLRRHSRILQEDPQAQVEHQHTTEGSVVLLGTLRNHVHLRLLWQRQTGLSKAENVASCFGENESYFQRVALFLWE; this is encoded by the exons ATGGCAGCATACACATTACCGGAGGGATTCTCCGATTTTGACATGTTTGCATTCGGTTCAGCTCTTCTTGTTGGGG GTCTTCTTGGATTCTTCCTCAACGCCATTTCAATATTGGCCTATATTAGCGTAAAGCAAATGCGAACTCCCAGTAATTTTCTTGTGTTTAACCTTGCTGTGGCTGACATTATGCTCAATTTAAACGGCCTGATCGCTGCTTACGCCAGTTTATTTTATAG ACACTGGCCCTGGGGCCAAGACGGATGTAGCAACCACGCCTTCATGGGGATGACAGCAGTTCTGGCCTCTATCAGTTTCCTGGCTACCATCGCCTGGGACAGATATCACCAATATGTGACCA ATCAGAAGCTGTTTTGGAGCACGGCCTGGACTATTTCAATCATTATCTGGGGGTTGGCCATCATCTGGGCGGCCGTCCCTCTGATTGGTTGGGGAGTTTATGACTTTGAGCCCATGAGGACCTGCTGCACACTAGACTACACCAAAGGAGACAT GGACTACATTACCTATATGGGGGCCCTGACGGTCTTCTACCTTATCTTCCCTGCTTATGTCATTCTATTGTCTGTGTTCATCTCCATTCAACAGGGACTACATTACCTATATGGGGGCCCTGACGGTCTTCTACCTTATCTTCCCTGCTTATGTCATGAAGTCCAACTACGACGCCATTCACGCATACTTCAAGAAGATCCACAAGCACAGG TGGAACACCAGCATACCACTGAGGGTTCTGTTGTTCTGCTGGGGACCCTACGAAATCATGTGCATCTACGCCTGCTTTGGCAACGCCAGACTGGTCTCTCCAAAGCTGAGAATG TTGCTTCCTGTTTTGGCGAAAACGAATCCTATTTTCAACGCGTGGCTCTATTCCTTTGGGAATGA
- the LOC115120412 gene encoding RPE-retinal G protein-coupled receptor-like isoform X2, producing MAAYTLPEGFSDFDMFAFGSALLVGGLLGFFLNAISILAYISVKQMRTPSNFLVFNLAVADIMLNLNGLIAAYASLFYRHWPWGQDGCSNHAFMGMTAVLASISFLATIAWDRYHQYVTNQKLFWSTAWTISIIIWGLAIIWAAVPLIGWGVYDFEPMRTCCTLDYTKGDMDYITYMGALTVFYLIFPAYVMKSNYDAIHAYFKKIHKHRWNTSIPLRVLLFCWGPYEIMCIYACFGNARLVSPKLRMLLPVLAKTNPIFNAWLYSFGNEFYRGGVWQFLTGQKFTEPVVVKLKGR from the exons ATGGCAGCATACACATTACCGGAGGGATTCTCCGATTTTGACATGTTTGCATTCGGTTCAGCTCTTCTTGTTGGGG GTCTTCTTGGATTCTTCCTCAACGCCATTTCAATATTGGCCTATATTAGCGTAAAGCAAATGCGAACTCCCAGTAATTTTCTTGTGTTTAACCTTGCTGTGGCTGACATTATGCTCAATTTAAACGGCCTGATCGCTGCTTACGCCAGTTTATTTTATAG ACACTGGCCCTGGGGCCAAGACGGATGTAGCAACCACGCCTTCATGGGGATGACAGCAGTTCTGGCCTCTATCAGTTTCCTGGCTACCATCGCCTGGGACAGATATCACCAATATGTGACCA ATCAGAAGCTGTTTTGGAGCACGGCCTGGACTATTTCAATCATTATCTGGGGGTTGGCCATCATCTGGGCGGCCGTCCCTCTGATTGGTTGGGGAGTTTATGACTTTGAGCCCATGAGGACCTGCTGCACACTAGACTACACCAAAGGAGACAT GGACTACATTACCTATATGGGGGCCCTGACGGTCTTCTACCTTATCTTCCCTGCTTATGTCATGAAGTCCAACTACGACGCCATTCACGCATACTTCAAGAAGATCCACAAGCACAGG TGGAACACCAGCATACCACTGAGGGTTCTGTTGTTCTGCTGGGGACCCTACGAAATCATGTGCATCTACGCCTGCTTTGGCAACGCCAGACTGGTCTCTCCAAAGCTGAGAATG TTGCTTCCTGTTTTGGCGAAAACGAATCCTATTTTCAACGCGTGGCTCTATTCCTTTGGGAATGAGTTCTACAGAGGAGGGGTGTGGCAGTTCCTGACTGGCCAGAAGTTTACTGAGCCGGTCGTTGTGAAGTTAAAAGGAAGATAA